Genomic DNA from Hymenobacter jejuensis:
GATGAGACGAAGATTCTGGACGTGATTTCGCAGCGGCAGGAGCAGTACATTACCCTGCCCGAAAAGCTACCGGTATACCTAGTATACTTCACTGCTTGGGTTGACGAAGGAGGGAAAGTGCACTTTCGCGATGACATATACGGCCACGACAAAGCCTTGGCCAAAGAGTATTTTAACTAGGAGTAGAGCTTAGCTTTCCCCAACGTGCTCCCTGAAGTTGCTACTGTACTCAGCTTGAATATGCTCATCTGACTTCGCGTAAGTAGCGTACGAACAGTGATGACATTGACTAGCCCTAACGCTGGTTGCCGTAAGGTAGCCAGCGTTATTTTTTGCCCTTATATCTGCTTTAGCGCTGGCGCATAAGTGATGGCCTAGGGAGAGGGTAAATACTGGATGTGCTCTACTTAGATCTATTCCACTGTAGCGTAAGTAGAAATCTTGGAATAGGAGCTACAAGGGGTATAGTTTACATATGTTTTACAATAGTAAACCGCATCGCCTTGTGTTTACTATTGTGATATTAATAATAACAGTCATGTTGCATATTGTAAACTGCATTCATGGCGTTGAACAGGTGATTTTTTAGCTGTACATTTGTAAATCACACTCTTATGTAGGCTTTTATGCTCGAGCGTATCCGGGAAATTCTGACGAAGCGCCACTTGACGCCTACCCAGTTCGCGGACGCCATCGGGGTCGGCCGGCCAATCATAAGCCACATTCTCAGCGGCCGTAATAAGCCTAGCCTGGAAGTAGTGCAGAAGATTATTGCAGCGTTTCCAGACCTTTCTCTGCCGTGGCTTCTGAGCGGCGCAGGCGAAATGGTAGCTGCTCCAGGAGGTGTAAATGCTGCTACAACTACAGAACAGCCTGAAAACAGCGCATTAGCGGCTTCTCCTGCCCGCAAAACAGCTCCAGCACGTTCTGATAAGCCCAGGGTGCCTGCTAAACCCCTACAGGCCTCTAACGACGTCGTGGATGCTCTGGAATACAGCGAGACGGTTACCAGTAGTTCGGCATCAGTGGCTCCTGTTAGCGCCCCCATTGCGGAGGTAGTGCCTACTATGGCGCCCCCAGCACTTCCCTCTGAGCCCGCTCCGAGCGCGTCCAAGGTATCTGC
This window encodes:
- a CDS encoding helix-turn-helix domain-containing protein, which produces MLERIREILTKRHLTPTQFADAIGVGRPIISHILSGRNKPSLEVVQKIIAAFPDLSLPWLLSGAGEMVAAPGGVNAATTTEQPENSALAASPARKTAPARSDKPRVPAKPLQASNDVVDALEYSETVTSSSASVAPVSAPIAEVVPTMAPPALPSEPAPSASKVSAVLPPVVAPSVTSDATAATLAGLTSPEKAIRRIVIFYQDGTFVDYRPEAAN